Below is a genomic region from Paraburkholderia sp. BL23I1N1.
GGTTTGAGCCGCTTTCTCTTGCTTACTTCTCTTTGCGGCCGGCAAAGAGAAGTAGGTGCCGCCCCGCACAGGGGCAACGCTAATAGACCACCAACAAAGCAAGGAAAGGCCAACACCATAAAACCACAACCAAACAAACCGCCGAGCAGGCAAAAAACCCACATCAATAAGCAATACAAACAGACTTACTTTCAGTATAGGAATCGACAATAGCCTTCCCATGTTCACGCCCGATCCCGGACGCCTTAAACCCGCCGAACGGCATAGCAGGATCCACCATGTTGTGCGTATTGACCCAAACGGTCCCCGCTTCGATACCGTCAACCAACCGTAAAGCCTTATCGAGCTGATTCGTCCAGACACTCGCGCCAAGCCCATATTCCGACGCATTGGCCTGCGCCAGCACCTCATCGATATCGTCATAAGGCATCGCCACAAGCACCGGCCCAAACACTTCCTCCCTGACAACAGAAAGCGGCTTGCATTCGCGATTGGCAATCACCGTTGGTCGAACAAAAAAACCATCCGTATCAACAGCCGCATCACGCGACAAAATCTCCCCACCTTCCTGCTTGCCTTGCGCAATCATCCCCATGACCTTGTCGCGGTGCCGCGCGGAAACCATCGGTCCCATCTGCGTCGCAGCATCGAAACCGGAACCCAATGCAATGCCGTCGGCCACCGCTGCAATGCCTTGCACGACTTCGTCGTAGATCGATCGCGCAACGTACAGGCGCGAACCCGCGGTGCAGACCTGCCCGTGGTTGAAGAAAATCGCGCCTGCCGCGCCTTCAATCGCTTTCTTTGGATCGCAATCCTCCAGCACGATCACAGGGCTCTTGCCGCCCAGCTCAAGCGACGCCCGTTTTAGATCGTCAGCGCACTGGCGGCCAATGATGCGGCCCACTTCGGTCGATCCCGTGAAGGTGACTTTGTTCACCAAGAGATGCTTGACCAGCGCCGCGCCGGCGGTCTCGCCGCGGCCGGTGACGACGTTGAATACGCCCGGCGGGAAGCCGGCTTCGTGGGCCAGTTCGGCCAGACGGATCGCTGTTAAAGGGGTTTCTTCGGCGGGCTTCAGCACGACGGTGCAACCGCATGCCAGTGCCGGAGCGATTTTCCAGACCGCCATCAGCAGCGGGAAATTCCATGGGACGATCGCGGCGACGACGCCCGCCGGGACGCGTTTTGTCGAGGCGTTGTAGCGGGTGCCGGGAGGGAAGGGGATCGACGGGTCGAATGTCGTGCCCTCGATTTTGGTGGCCCAGCCGGCCATGTAACGCAGCCATTGGACGCTGCCCGAGACTTCCAGCATCTTTGAGAAGGTGATTAGTTTTCCCTGGTTTAGGGTTTCTAATGTGGCTAGTTCGTCAGTGTGTCGCTCTACCAGGTCGGCTAGTTTTAGGAGCATGTGCTCTCGGGTGGCGGGGGGCATTCTGCGCCAGGTGTCTGACGTGAAGGCTGCTTTTGAGGTTTGGACTGCGTGGTCGATGTCGGTTTCGGATGCGTCCGGGATTTGGGTTAGCTCTTCGCCTGTGGCGGGGTTGTAGATGGGGAAGGTTTTGCCTGCGGCGCTCGGGGTTTTTTCGCCGTTGATGAACATGGTGTGGGGGAGCTGCGGTGCTTGGTTTTTTTGGTCGGGCATTTTGCGTTTTTTCCGTTGGGGTGAGATTGGCGGTGGTGTTTGGTTGTTGCTTTTGTTGCTTGCCTGTGGGGGTGGGTTTCTTGTTTTGCTAGTGGTTTATTAGCGTTGCCCCTGTGCGGGGCGGCACCTACTTTTCTTTGCCTGCCACAAAAAAAAGTAGGCAAAAGAAAGCGACTCACACCGCTAACTCTTAAGCGGGTCCCCCGCGCAGCCGCGGTAGTGGTGCATCTGGAATCTGTGTTCTCGCACTATCAGCCCCGGTGACAAGGCAGTCATACTTCCCGCTTTGCTCTTCGTGCTCGTCGGAAGGGCTTGCTCGACTGCGGTCATAATTTGTATGCTTGTGAAACGGGTTTTTCTCGAGCCATTTGGCTGCCAATGTGCCCGCGCATATCAAGTTCGCAATCGCGCTTAGCACATACAACACCATGAAGCCGTCGCCGAAAAAATAGGGCGTCGTCGATAACGTTGCCCCCATTACCATCCCGATGTGGTGTGCCGCGCCGGGGCAAC
It encodes:
- the styD gene encoding phenylacetaldehyde dehydrogenase StyD codes for the protein MPDQKNQAPQLPHTMFINGEKTPSAAGKTFPIYNPATGEELTQIPDASETDIDHAVQTSKAAFTSDTWRRMPPATREHMLLKLADLVERHTDELATLETLNQGKLITFSKMLEVSGSVQWLRYMAGWATKIEGTTFDPSIPFPPGTRYNASTKRVPAGVVAAIVPWNFPLLMAVWKIAPALACGCTVVLKPAEETPLTAIRLAELAHEAGFPPGVFNVVTGRGETAGAALVKHLLVNKVTFTGSTEVGRIIGRQCADDLKRASLELGGKSPVIVLEDCDPKKAIEGAAGAIFFNHGQVCTAGSRLYVARSIYDEVVQGIAAVADGIALGSGFDAATQMGPMVSARHRDKVMGMIAQGKQEGGEILSRDAAVDTDGFFVRPTVIANRECKPLSVVREEVFGPVLVAMPYDDIDEVLAQANASEYGLGASVWTNQLDKALRLVDGIEAGTVWVNTHNMVDPAMPFGGFKASGIGREHGKAIVDSYTESKSVCIAY